Part of the Kitasatospora sp. NBC_00374 genome is shown below.
GCGATGGCGCGAAGACCGGCAACAAGATCCTCTCCGGACTCTGGCCGGTGATGGGCACCCACATGATCGGCAAGGTCGCGGAAGCTCAGGCGTGGCGTGTCGCGTTCCCCCGTGAGCTGACCGGTATCTACGAACACGACGAGATGGGCCGGGCGGACGCCGCGCAGCGAGAGCTTGCCCGTGACGAAGGCGCAGCGCGCCGACGCGCTGCCCGCTCGGAGGCGTCCCAGCCCGGCCCGGTGGTCATCCGAGGCACCGTGGTGGAGAGCACAACAGCGGACAGCGCCCCAGGAGCCGACCCGGGCGGGGACCAGCAGCCGAGTCCGGCACAAGATGACACCGCCGGGCCGCCGACACTCGAAGAGCTCCGCGCGGAAGTGCGCGCCTACGCGGCTGCCCTCGGCAGGAACGTCACCCAGATCACCCGGCGCTGGCGCGAATCCAACGGCAAGAACACCACCGAAGCCACACCCGAAGAACTGAGCCAGCTCCTCCACGGGCTTCGAGACCACGCCGTCGCCGCGCTTCGCGAACACAACGAGGACGCCGCGCAGTACCTCGCCGACGGCGGCATGCTCGTTCGCCAGAACCCCGACCACCGCGCGTGGGGTCGCCGCGCCGCCGATCAGGCCTGAGCGCCACCACCTACCCGCAGGCCGGCCAGTCG
Proteins encoded:
- a CDS encoding recombinase RecT, giving the protein MTTTQQDKPAAARQDAPAAPEPITPLNDNRAEMAIQTADQVLEITSDQRFWTKAQRSALASIGLKDAPTHEQVAFFHICKSTGLDPFRREIYYIARKRKVYNKPDELFYTAQTGIDGFRHIGQRTKRFIRRQGPFWTGPEDDPKWWTEGEDGINRRRWVDVWLGDGPPAAAMCRIEHYSIAGDRTVSQAVALFKEFAVTKDEWTRDPFSGDGAKTGNKILSGLWPVMGTHMIGKVAEAQAWRVAFPRELTGIYEHDEMGRADAAQRELARDEGAARRRAARSEASQPGPVVIRGTVVESTTADSAPGADPGGDQQPSPAQDDTAGPPTLEELRAEVRAYAAALGRNVTQITRRWRESNGKNTTEATPEELSQLLHGLRDHAVAALREHNEDAAQYLADGGMLVRQNPDHRAWGRRAADQA